In Strix aluco isolate bStrAlu1 chromosome 17, bStrAlu1.hap1, whole genome shotgun sequence, the genomic stretch CGTCCCGCTCCCCCCCTGTAGTCCGCGGCAGCGATCGGGGGGGGCTGGTGACGGCGTCCGCGGGGGATCCCGGCACCGGGGCCGGTCGCTGCCGGAAAATGCAGCCGCCGGCGCGGGGGGTGAACATGGGACCGTTGGGGTGCAAGAGGCAGTAGTAGATGAACATGAAGAAGATGCCAAGGGCGAAGCTGGAGCTGACCACGCAGACGAGGATTAAGGCGTCGAAGTCGGAGGTGGTCTTGCGGTCGTAGTAGAGGAACCAGAGGATGGTGAGGGCGGCGTTCTCTGACAGCGTGATGATGTAGTAGATGCACATGCGGTAGCGGCTCCGTCCCTCCTTGACGTTGAACCAGCAGAAGATGTAGATGATGCCCACCACCATGTTGTAGATGATCTCCTCCCACTTGGACATGCAGAAGTCCGTCTCGCCCTGGATGATCCAGAAGGTCATGATGCACCAGTGGGTGACGATGAAGATGCCAAAGTAGAGCTGGAACACGGAGGCGAAGAGGGCGAAGGCGATGGCGCGGGCGGCGATGGTGAAGAGGTGCCACAGGATCTGCACCACGGCCCCCTTGTAGGACATGGGCATCTTGTCCTCCCGCGAGTCCCGCAGCACCTTCTGGTAGGAGGCGATCATCCACGCCAGCGAGACCAGCGAGGCCGAGGCCGAGagccctgcagggaagggcagTGAGAGCCTGCAGCGGCCCGGGGAGCCCCCCCGCAGCCACCCCAGGCCCCCGCTGCCCCTTACCCTGCAGCGGCTCGATGCTGTTCTGCTGCACCATGATGCTGAGCTGCAGCACGAGCTGGGGTGCGCTCTTCAGGAAGGTCTCCAGCAGCCGCAGCATGCTGATGTCTGCGCTCTCAAACATCATCCGCCAGTAGAAGTGGCGGCGGCGGTGCTCGGCCTGCCAGCGGCTCTGCAGCCCCAGGTACAGCGTGCGGAGGTACCTGTgcgaggggagggggcgggagggTGAGAGGGACCCCCACCGCCACCCGGCACCCgagctcccctcctcccccagcccatGCCAGCCATGTCCCcgtggctgctgccagcccacTCCAGTGAGCACGTCCCCCCCTGATTTGAGGCCAGGGAAAGCCCTCCCCGTGCCGGgggcctggggggctgcagggcagcagtGGTGCTGAGCCCCTCGCGGCCCACCCTGGGGCCCAGAGATGCTGGGAAGGGACACTCTGTGCAAAGCCTGTGGCCCTGGGGCTCACCTGGCcaccaccctgctgcccacacagcCACCACCCAGTGCTGCCCCTGCGCCCTCCCTCCCTGAGCTGAGGATCCCACACGCAGCCCCGCTCTCCGGCCACCCACGGATTTGGGGTGCCCTGACCCCAGCCCTGCATGCCCGG encodes the following:
- the XKR7 gene encoding XK-related protein 7, yielding MAAKSDGGGGPAVRLESPEGGGGRRGGGAAPPARRYRLRDGCWVLCALLVCFADGASDLWLAAHYYVRGQRWWFGLTLLFVLGPSLVVQLLSFRWFVYDFAASTKDGAGSTKDRARGPRGCCRLCVWLLQGLIHLLQLGQVWRYLRTLYLGLQSRWQAEHRRRHFYWRMMFESADISMLRLLETFLKSAPQLVLQLSIMVQQNSIEPLQGLSASASLVSLAWMIASYQKVLRDSREDKMPMSYKGAVVQILWHLFTIAARAIAFALFASVFQLYFGIFIVTHWCIMTFWIIQGETDFCMSKWEEIIYNMVVGIIYIFCWFNVKEGRSRYRMCIYYIITLSENAALTILWFLYYDRKTTSDFDALILVCVVSSSFALGIFFMFIYYCLLHPNGPMFTPRAGGCIFRQRPAPVPGSPADAVTSPPRSLPRTTGGERDGAPGERDSCVPVFQVRPCAPPAPAARAPRTEGPVIRIDLPRKKYPAWDAHFIDRRLRKTILALEYASPTTPRLQYRTPGAPQEVLEYETTV